In a single window of the Globicephala melas chromosome 10, mGloMel1.2, whole genome shotgun sequence genome:
- the SOCS2 gene encoding suppressor of cytokine signaling 2 — protein MTLRCLEPSGNGAEGTQSHWGTSGSAEEPSPEAARLAKALRELSHTGWYWGSMTVNEAKEKLKEAPEGTFLIRDSSHSDYLLTISVKTSAGPTNLRIEYQDGKFRLDSIICVKSKLKQFDSVVHLIDYYVQMCKDKPTGPEAPRNGTVHLYLTKPLYTSAPPLQHLCRLTINKCTGTIWGLPLPTRLKDYLEEYKFQV, from the exons ATGACCCTGCGGTGCCTCGAGCCCTCCGGGAATGGCGCGGAAGGGACGCAGAGCCATTGGGGGACCTCGGGGTCGGCGGAGGAGCCGTCCCCGGAGGCGGCGCGTCTGGCGAAGGCCCTGCGGGAACTTAGTCACACAG GTTGGTACTGGGGAAGTATGACTGTTAATGAAgccaaagagaaattaaaagaggCACCAGAAGGAACTTTCTTGATTAGAGATAGTTCGCATTCAGATTACCTACTAACAATATCTGTTAAAACATCAGCTGGACCAACTAATCTTCGCATCGAATACCAAGATGGGAAATTTAGATTGGACTCTATCATATGTGTCAAGTCCAAGCTTAAACAATTTGACAGTGTGGTTCATCTGATCGACTACTATGTTCAGATGTGCAAGGATAAGCCGACGGGCCCAGAAGCCCCCCGGAACGGCACTGTTCACCTTTATCTGACCAAACCGCTCTACACATCAGCACCACCTCTGCAGCATCTCTGTAGACTCACCATTAACAAATGTACCGGTACCATCTGGGGACTGCCTTTACCAACAAGACTAAAAGATTACTTGGAAGAATATAAATTCCAGGTGTAA